In Euphorbia lathyris chromosome 10, ddEupLath1.1, whole genome shotgun sequence, a single genomic region encodes these proteins:
- the LOC136208550 gene encoding anaerobic nitrite reductase MHB1, with protein sequence MSTSSDCKVVFTEEQEALVVQSWNIMKKNSADLGLKFFLKIFEIAPSAQKMFSFLKESNVPLQHNSKLKSHAMAVFMMTCESAVQLRKAGKVTVRETTLKKLGAVHLKFGVVDEHFEVTKFALLDTIKEAVGEIWSEEMKSAWGEAYDQLVASIKAEMKPSSY encoded by the exons ATGAGTACCTCCTCAGATTGTAAAGTTGTTTTCACTGAAGAACAAGAAGCTTTGGTTGTTCAATCATGGAATATTATGAAGAAGAATTCTGCAGATTTGGGTCTTAAATTCTTCTTGAA GATATTTGAGATAGCACCATCAGCACAGAAGATGTTCTCATTCTTAAAGGAGTCGAATGTTCCTCTTCAACACAACAGTAAGCTAAAGTCTCATGCCATGGCTGTCTTTATGATGACATGTGAATCAGCTGTCCAACTTAGGAAAGCTGGCAAAGTTACTGTCAGGGAAACAACTTTGAAAAAACTGGGAGCTGTCCACCTCAAATTCGGAGTTGTTGATGAACACTTTGAG GTGACGAAGTTTGCGTTATTGGATACGATAAAGGAAGCAGTGGGAGAAATTTGGTCGGAAGAAATGAAGAGTGCTTGGGGTGAAGCTTATGACCAACTTGTTGCTTCCATTAAGGCTGAAATGAAGCCTTCCTCTTATTAA